A single region of the Thunnus maccoyii chromosome 10, fThuMac1.1, whole genome shotgun sequence genome encodes:
- the gnb3a gene encoding guanine nucleotide-binding protein G(I)/G(S)/G(T) subunit beta-3a isoform X1 — MGEMEQLRKEADSLKDQITAARKAVQDTTLQEAAAGITVVGRVQLKTRKTLRGHLAKIYAMHWSTDSKLCVSASQDGKLIVWDSITTNKVNAIPLKSSWVMTCAYAPSGNLVACGGLDNMCSIYNLKGKDGNVKVMRELAAHTGYLSCCRFLSDSEIITSSGDCTCVLWDIETGTQKTIFAGHQGDCMSLAVSPDFKFFISGACDFTAKLWDIREGACRQTFGGHESDINAIGFFPNGNAVITGSDDATCKLYDLRADQDLITYQDSSIMCGVTSLAPSLSGRLILAGYDDFNVNIWDSLKSERVGVLAGHDNRVSCIGVSSDGMACCTGSWDSFLKIWN; from the exons ATGGGTGAAATGGAGCAATTGCGAAAGGAGGCGGACAGCCTCAAAGACCAGATCACT GCAGCTCGTAAGGCGGTACAGGACACCACACTGCAGGAGGCGGCAGCTGGGATCACTGTGGTGGGCCGTGTCCAGTTGAAGACCAGGAAAACACTAAGGGGTCACCTTGCCAAGATCTATGCTATGCACTGGTCCACTGACTCCAA GCTGTGTGTCAGTGCGTCACAAGATGGAAAACTCATCGTGTGGGACAGTATCACAACCAACAAG GTGAACGCCATCCCTCTCAAGTCATCGTGGGTGATGACTTGTGCCTACGCACCTTCAGGGAACCTAGTGGCTTGTGGCGGTTTGGACAACATGTGCTCCATCTATAACCTCAAGGGCAAGGATGGGAACGTCAAGGTCATGCGTGAGCTGGCGGCACACACAG GTTACCTGTCCTGCTGTCGTTTCCTAAGTGACAGTGAGATCATCACCAGTTCTGGAGACTGCACTTG CGTACTATGGGACATTGAGACAGGGACCCAAAAGACCATCTTCGCAGGACACCAGGGAGACTGCATGTCCCTGGCCGTGTCGCCAGACTTCAAGTTTTTCATCTCAGGAGCATGTGACTTCACGGCCAAGCTGTGGGACATCAGGGAGGGCGCGTGCAGACAGACCTTTGGAGGCCACGAGAGTGACATCAATGCAATTggg TTCTTCCCCAATGGTAACGCGGTGATAACAGGATCGGATGATGCCACCTGTAAGCTGTACGACCTGAGAGCCGACCAGGACCTGATCACCTACCAGGACTCCAGCATCATGTGCGGGGTGACCTCCCTAGCCCCGTCCCTGTCTGGACGCCTGATTCTGGCCGGCTACGATGACTTCAACGTCAACATCTGGGACTCACTGAAATCTGAGAGAGTGG GAGTGCTGGCTGGTCATGACAACAGAGTGAGCTGTATCGGAGTATCGTCAGACGGCATGGCGTGTTGCACAGGATCCTGGGACAGCTTCCTCAAGATATGGAACTGA
- the gnb3a gene encoding guanine nucleotide-binding protein G(I)/G(S)/G(T) subunit beta-3a isoform X2 produces MEDLVAHSVNAIPLKSSWVMTCAYAPSGNLVACGGLDNMCSIYNLKGKDGNVKVMRELAAHTGYLSCCRFLSDSEIITSSGDCTCVLWDIETGTQKTIFAGHQGDCMSLAVSPDFKFFISGACDFTAKLWDIREGACRQTFGGHESDINAIGFFPNGNAVITGSDDATCKLYDLRADQDLITYQDSSIMCGVTSLAPSLSGRLILAGYDDFNVNIWDSLKSERVGVLAGHDNRVSCIGVSSDGMACCTGSWDSFLKIWN; encoded by the exons ATGGAAGACCTTGTCGCTCACAGT GTGAACGCCATCCCTCTCAAGTCATCGTGGGTGATGACTTGTGCCTACGCACCTTCAGGGAACCTAGTGGCTTGTGGCGGTTTGGACAACATGTGCTCCATCTATAACCTCAAGGGCAAGGATGGGAACGTCAAGGTCATGCGTGAGCTGGCGGCACACACAG GTTACCTGTCCTGCTGTCGTTTCCTAAGTGACAGTGAGATCATCACCAGTTCTGGAGACTGCACTTG CGTACTATGGGACATTGAGACAGGGACCCAAAAGACCATCTTCGCAGGACACCAGGGAGACTGCATGTCCCTGGCCGTGTCGCCAGACTTCAAGTTTTTCATCTCAGGAGCATGTGACTTCACGGCCAAGCTGTGGGACATCAGGGAGGGCGCGTGCAGACAGACCTTTGGAGGCCACGAGAGTGACATCAATGCAATTggg TTCTTCCCCAATGGTAACGCGGTGATAACAGGATCGGATGATGCCACCTGTAAGCTGTACGACCTGAGAGCCGACCAGGACCTGATCACCTACCAGGACTCCAGCATCATGTGCGGGGTGACCTCCCTAGCCCCGTCCCTGTCTGGACGCCTGATTCTGGCCGGCTACGATGACTTCAACGTCAACATCTGGGACTCACTGAAATCTGAGAGAGTGG GAGTGCTGGCTGGTCATGACAACAGAGTGAGCTGTATCGGAGTATCGTCAGACGGCATGGCGTGTTGCACAGGATCCTGGGACAGCTTCCTCAAGATATGGAACTGA
- the cdca3 gene encoding cell division cycle-associated protein 3, whose product MGSSESKIAVPAAVKPEPAIKNTRVSHLIDPRSPSVGIDRTPIQVGGIVSKAPVEVKSECPLAFSDPRSPSVGISRTPARDVMRATVGSFARRLGMLFHNETEDEAPQKHFEDAVEDEEVHKDEELASTEPLLTPQLPRNFGSLAEHANLLATPVLTSLQSAGNTSPFVLLEEPQVEVEIETEADISLEEAEEATESPLNKRLSMSLITCHEGATSSQIFVEVHRDSTSSPVPCEDVEPLKGSVDHSYAVPSVTVEPESPSEPSLTTDPADSPVPTSPTQPEEAEKVPSPEETKDLVKESSLPPASTPSEPPAVTSPEQPQVCTSIRCPKFDSKSPSQVVFKPQWLGRGFGATGLRARGVQGRSGKGGSSPLAVRVAVKNVTNENKGLSGKLKQKGTEGRSPLQILKETNSPRDRPQMKEKVSTPDKQRLGQMDRRVLAVALDKENR is encoded by the exons ATGGGATCCAGTGAGAGCAAGATTGCTGTGCCTGCAGCAGTAAAACCAGAACCAGCCATCAAGAACACCCGAGTCAGTCATCTGATAGATCCACGCTCTCCTTCAGTGGGCATCGATCGCACACCTATTCAG gttGGTGGGATTGTGTCTAAAGCTCCTGTGGAGGTGAAAAGTGAGTGTCCATTGGCCTTCAGTGATCCTCGCTCACCTTCTGTTGGCATTTCCCGCACCCCTGCCAGAGACGTCATGAGAG CAACAGTTGGGTCCTTTGCTCGTCGGCTGGGTATGCTTTTCCACAATGAGACGGAGGATGAAGCCCCTCAGAAACACTTCGAAGATGCtgtggaggatgaggaggtcCATAAGGATGAGGAATTGGCTTCCACTGAGCCCCTTCTGACTCCTCAGTTGCCCCGCAACTTTGGCTCACTGGCTGAGCATGCTAACCTCCTGGCCACCCCTGTGCTGACCTCTCTCCAGAGTGCGGGTAACACAAGCCCCTTTGTGCTCCTTGAGGAGCCCCAGGTGGAGGTGGAAATAGAAACGGAGGCAGATATTAGCCTGGAGGAGGCCGAAGAAGCCACAGAATCTCCACTTAACAAGAGACTGAGCATGAGCCTGATAACTTGCCACGAGGGAGCAACCTCATCTCAGATCTTTGTTGAGGTGCACCGTGACAGCACTTCATCTCCAGTGCCTTGTGAGGATGTCGAGCCACTCAAGGGCAGTGTGGATCACTCTTATGCCGTTCCGTCCGTCACTGTTGAACCAGAGTCCCCCTCTGAGCCTTCCCTAACCACTGATCCAGCTGATTCCCCAGTTCCAACATCTCCTACACAGCcagaggaagcagagaaagTGCCATCTCCTGAAGAAACAAAAGATCTTGTTAAAGAATCTTCTTTGCCTCCTGCATCCACTCCATCAGAGCCACCAGCTGTCACCAGCCCAGAGCAGCCACAAGTCTGCACCAGTATCCGCTGCCCCAAATTTGACTCAAAGAGTCCCAGTCAAGTGGTGTTCAAGCCACAGTGGTTGGGAAGAGGGTTTGGTGCCACTGGGCTGAGAGCCAGAGGAGTGCAAGGGCGCAGTGGAAAAGGAGGCTCCTCTCCTCTTGCTGTCCGCGTGGCTGTCAAGAATGTAACCAATGAAAACAAGGGACTGTCTGGAAAACTGAAGCAGAAGG GTACTGAAGGCCGTTCCCCACTGCAGATCCTCAAGGAGACCAACTCGCCCAGGGACCGTCCTCAG ATGAAGGAGAAGGTGTCCACCCCCGATAAGCAGAGGCTCGGGCAGATGGACCGCAGAGTGCTGGCAGTGGCTCTGGATAAGGAGAATAGATGA
- the pex5 gene encoding peroxisomal biogenesis factor 5 isoform X1 produces MAMRELVEAECGGANPLMKLTSHMTKEGGAWRHRSTPTIAPSPIEIATEEELVNEFLQAPPRPPHTFDMGQLLEEMQQIDQQSYRQAPQRAPDVAALALSGDWAAEFVSGPDSASTPGLIALGDAADADWTREFIAEAADPGRWAEEYLEQSEEKLWLGDLGDKENEWTKEYQPAEELRETANELVSKVEDPKLQNTEFLRFIRQIGEGSVTVESRTDKQLTDKAQAEEAQNWASNLNQFLTETGGGSLPLEPAEKNQKIEKTKAKQAEQWAKVVRQVSEESAEAWVDQFTTSGPDFQQAKAAVESDVDFWEKLQQEWEEMAKRDAESHPWLSDFDQLLSTSYDKGYQFEEDNPYMSHPDPLSEGVKRMEAGDIPGAVRFFESAVQREPENQLAWQYLGTCQAENEQEFAAISALRRCIELKNDNLTALMALAVSFTNESLHRQACETLCDWLKHNPKYRSVWEQNEHERQKEGAREREKERERFGSLLPESLFTDVQTLFLRAANSDPAQVDPQLQCGLGVLFNLSGEYDKAVDCFTAALSVTPQDYLLWNKLGATLANGSRSEEAVAAYRRALELQPGFVRSRYNLGISCVNLGAHREAVEHFLEALSLQRQAAGDGARAARGPGVAAATVMSDNIWSTLRMALSMMGESSLYAAADRRDLDTLLAHFCQREVEGGPE; encoded by the exons atggcgatgcGGGAGTTGGTAGAGGCAGAATGTGGGGGAGCCAATCCCCTCATGAAGTTGACCAGTCACATGACCAAGGAAGGGGGGGCATGGCGGCACCGCTCAACACCTACA ATCGCCCCGTCTCCCATTGAAATTGCAACTGAGGAAGAG CTGGTGAATGAGTTCCTTCAGGCGCCCCCACGACCCCCACACACATTTGACATGGGTCAGCTGTTGGAGGAAATGCAGCAGATCGACCAGCAGAGCTACAGACAGGCTCCACAGAGGG CTCCAGATGTGGCAGCATTGGCTCTCTCTGGTGACTGGGCGGCAGAGTTCGTCTCGGGTCCTGACTCTGCCTCCACGCCGGGACTCATCGCTCTTGGTGATGCTGCAGATGCTGATTGGACGAGGGAGTTTATCGCTGAGGCTGCAG ATCCTGGTCGCTGGGCGGAGGAGTATCTGGAGCAGTCGGAGGAGAAGTTGTGGCTGGGAGACTTGGGAGACAAGGAGAATGAGTG GACAAAAGAGTATCAACCAGCAGAGGAGCTGAGGGAGACAGCCAATGAGCTCGTCTCAAAGGTTGAAGACCCCAAGTTACAGAACACAGAG TTCCTGCGGTTCATTAGGCAAATTGGCGAGGGCAGTGTCACAGTGGAGAGCAGAACAGACAAACAGCTCACAGATAAAGCTCAGGCCGAGGAGGCTCAGAACTGGGCCTCCAACCTCAACCAG TTCCTGACAGAGACAGGGGGAGGGAGTCTTCCCTTGGAACCGGCAGAGAAGAATCAGAAGATTGAGAAAACTAAAGCTAAACAGGCAGAGCAGTGGGCCAAGGTCGTCAGGCAG GTGTCGGAGGAGTCGGCTGAAGCCTGGGTCGACCAGTTCACCACATCAGGACCGGATTTCCAACAAGCCAAAGCTGCAGTGGAG AGCGATGTGGATTTCTGggagaagctgcagcaggagtGGGAGGAGATGGCTAAGAGGGATGCAGAGAGCCATCCCTGGCTGTCTGACTTCGATCAGCTACTCAGCACTTCTTATGACAAG GGGTACCAGTTTGAAGAGGACAACCCCTACATGTCCCACCCGGACCCTTTGTCAGAGGGAGTAAAGAGGATGGAGGCCGGGGACATACCGGGCGCCGTTCGGTTCTTTGAAAGTGCTGTACAGAGAGAACCAGAGAACCAACTG GCTTGGCAATATCTGGGAACTTGCCAGGCAGAAAACGAGCAGGAATTCGCTGCCATCAGCGCCCTCCGAAG ATGCATAGAGCTGAAGAATGACAACCTGACTGCGCTGATGGCGTTGGCTGTCAGTTTCACCAACGAATCGCTGCACAGGCAGGCCTGTGAGACTCTTTGTGATTGGCTAAAACACAATCCAAAATACCGCTCTGTGTGGGAGCAGAATGAACATGAACGCCAGAAGGAGGGTGCCAGAgaaagggagaaggagagggagaggttCGGGTCTCTGCTGCCTGA ATCTTTGTTTACTGATGTCCAGACCCTGTTCCTGCGTGCAGCAAACTCCGACCCCGCCCAGGTGGACCCTCAGCTGCAGTGTGGTCTGGGAGTTCTCTTCAACCTCAGCGGAGAGTACGACAAGGCGGTGGACTGTTTCACCGCCGCTCTCTCTGTCACACCACAG gacTACCTGCTGTGGAATAAGTTGGGCGCCACGCTGGCGAATGGAAGCCGCTCAGAGGAGGCAGTGGCCGCCTACAGGAGAGCCCTGGAACTGCAGCCAGGTTTCGTCCGCAGTCGCTACAACTTGGGAATCAGCTGCGTTAACTTAGGAGCACACAG AGAGGCAGTGGAGCACTTCCTTGAAGCTCTGTCCCTACAGCGCCAGGCCGCCGGGGATGGAGCGAGAGCTGCGAGGGGGCCTGGAGTTGCCGCAGCCACCGTGATGTCTGACAACATCTGGTCCACCCTGCGCATGGCTCTCAGCATGATGGGAGAGAGCTCTCTGTACGCTGCTGCTGACCGCCGGGACTTGGACACGTTGCTGGCTCACTTCTGCCAGAGAGAGGTTGAGGGTGGGCCGGAATGA
- the pex5 gene encoding peroxisomal biogenesis factor 5 isoform X3, with translation MAMRELVEAECGGANPLMKLTSHMTKEGGAWRHRSTPTIAPSPIEIATEEELVNEFLQAPPRPPHTFDMGQLLEEMQQIDQQSYRQAPQRAPDVAALALSGDWAAEFVSGPDSASTPGLIALGDAADADWTREFIAEAADPGRWAEEYLEQSEEKLWLGDLGDKENEWTKEYQPAEELRETANELVSKVEDPKLQNTEVSEESAEAWVDQFTTSGPDFQQAKAAVESDVDFWEKLQQEWEEMAKRDAESHPWLSDFDQLLSTSYDKGYQFEEDNPYMSHPDPLSEGVKRMEAGDIPGAVRFFESAVQREPENQLAWQYLGTCQAENEQEFAAISALRRCIELKNDNLTALMALAVSFTNESLHRQACETLCDWLKHNPKYRSVWEQNEHERQKEGAREREKERERFGSLLPESLFTDVQTLFLRAANSDPAQVDPQLQCGLGVLFNLSGEYDKAVDCFTAALSVTPQDYLLWNKLGATLANGSRSEEAVAAYRRALELQPGFVRSRYNLGISCVNLGAHREAVEHFLEALSLQRQAAGDGARAARGPGVAAATVMSDNIWSTLRMALSMMGESSLYAAADRRDLDTLLAHFCQREVEGGPE, from the exons atggcgatgcGGGAGTTGGTAGAGGCAGAATGTGGGGGAGCCAATCCCCTCATGAAGTTGACCAGTCACATGACCAAGGAAGGGGGGGCATGGCGGCACCGCTCAACACCTACA ATCGCCCCGTCTCCCATTGAAATTGCAACTGAGGAAGAG CTGGTGAATGAGTTCCTTCAGGCGCCCCCACGACCCCCACACACATTTGACATGGGTCAGCTGTTGGAGGAAATGCAGCAGATCGACCAGCAGAGCTACAGACAGGCTCCACAGAGGG CTCCAGATGTGGCAGCATTGGCTCTCTCTGGTGACTGGGCGGCAGAGTTCGTCTCGGGTCCTGACTCTGCCTCCACGCCGGGACTCATCGCTCTTGGTGATGCTGCAGATGCTGATTGGACGAGGGAGTTTATCGCTGAGGCTGCAG ATCCTGGTCGCTGGGCGGAGGAGTATCTGGAGCAGTCGGAGGAGAAGTTGTGGCTGGGAGACTTGGGAGACAAGGAGAATGAGTG GACAAAAGAGTATCAACCAGCAGAGGAGCTGAGGGAGACAGCCAATGAGCTCGTCTCAAAGGTTGAAGACCCCAAGTTACAGAACACAGAG GTGTCGGAGGAGTCGGCTGAAGCCTGGGTCGACCAGTTCACCACATCAGGACCGGATTTCCAACAAGCCAAAGCTGCAGTGGAG AGCGATGTGGATTTCTGggagaagctgcagcaggagtGGGAGGAGATGGCTAAGAGGGATGCAGAGAGCCATCCCTGGCTGTCTGACTTCGATCAGCTACTCAGCACTTCTTATGACAAG GGGTACCAGTTTGAAGAGGACAACCCCTACATGTCCCACCCGGACCCTTTGTCAGAGGGAGTAAAGAGGATGGAGGCCGGGGACATACCGGGCGCCGTTCGGTTCTTTGAAAGTGCTGTACAGAGAGAACCAGAGAACCAACTG GCTTGGCAATATCTGGGAACTTGCCAGGCAGAAAACGAGCAGGAATTCGCTGCCATCAGCGCCCTCCGAAG ATGCATAGAGCTGAAGAATGACAACCTGACTGCGCTGATGGCGTTGGCTGTCAGTTTCACCAACGAATCGCTGCACAGGCAGGCCTGTGAGACTCTTTGTGATTGGCTAAAACACAATCCAAAATACCGCTCTGTGTGGGAGCAGAATGAACATGAACGCCAGAAGGAGGGTGCCAGAgaaagggagaaggagagggagaggttCGGGTCTCTGCTGCCTGA ATCTTTGTTTACTGATGTCCAGACCCTGTTCCTGCGTGCAGCAAACTCCGACCCCGCCCAGGTGGACCCTCAGCTGCAGTGTGGTCTGGGAGTTCTCTTCAACCTCAGCGGAGAGTACGACAAGGCGGTGGACTGTTTCACCGCCGCTCTCTCTGTCACACCACAG gacTACCTGCTGTGGAATAAGTTGGGCGCCACGCTGGCGAATGGAAGCCGCTCAGAGGAGGCAGTGGCCGCCTACAGGAGAGCCCTGGAACTGCAGCCAGGTTTCGTCCGCAGTCGCTACAACTTGGGAATCAGCTGCGTTAACTTAGGAGCACACAG AGAGGCAGTGGAGCACTTCCTTGAAGCTCTGTCCCTACAGCGCCAGGCCGCCGGGGATGGAGCGAGAGCTGCGAGGGGGCCTGGAGTTGCCGCAGCCACCGTGATGTCTGACAACATCTGGTCCACCCTGCGCATGGCTCTCAGCATGATGGGAGAGAGCTCTCTGTACGCTGCTGCTGACCGCCGGGACTTGGACACGTTGCTGGCTCACTTCTGCCAGAGAGAGGTTGAGGGTGGGCCGGAATGA
- the pex5 gene encoding peroxisomal biogenesis factor 5 isoform X2, which yields MAMRELVEAECGGANPLMKLTSHMTKEGGAWRHRSTPTIAPSPIEIATEEELVNEFLQAPPRPPHTFDMGQLLEEMQQIDQQSYRQAPQRAPDVAALALSGDWAAEFVSGPDSASTPGLIALGDAADADWTREFIAEAADPGRWAEEYLEQSEEKLWLGDLGDKENEWTKEYQPAEELRETANELVSKVEDPKLQNTEFLRFIRQIGEGSVTVESRTDKQLTDKAQAEEAQNWASNLNQVSEESAEAWVDQFTTSGPDFQQAKAAVESDVDFWEKLQQEWEEMAKRDAESHPWLSDFDQLLSTSYDKGYQFEEDNPYMSHPDPLSEGVKRMEAGDIPGAVRFFESAVQREPENQLAWQYLGTCQAENEQEFAAISALRRCIELKNDNLTALMALAVSFTNESLHRQACETLCDWLKHNPKYRSVWEQNEHERQKEGAREREKERERFGSLLPESLFTDVQTLFLRAANSDPAQVDPQLQCGLGVLFNLSGEYDKAVDCFTAALSVTPQDYLLWNKLGATLANGSRSEEAVAAYRRALELQPGFVRSRYNLGISCVNLGAHREAVEHFLEALSLQRQAAGDGARAARGPGVAAATVMSDNIWSTLRMALSMMGESSLYAAADRRDLDTLLAHFCQREVEGGPE from the exons atggcgatgcGGGAGTTGGTAGAGGCAGAATGTGGGGGAGCCAATCCCCTCATGAAGTTGACCAGTCACATGACCAAGGAAGGGGGGGCATGGCGGCACCGCTCAACACCTACA ATCGCCCCGTCTCCCATTGAAATTGCAACTGAGGAAGAG CTGGTGAATGAGTTCCTTCAGGCGCCCCCACGACCCCCACACACATTTGACATGGGTCAGCTGTTGGAGGAAATGCAGCAGATCGACCAGCAGAGCTACAGACAGGCTCCACAGAGGG CTCCAGATGTGGCAGCATTGGCTCTCTCTGGTGACTGGGCGGCAGAGTTCGTCTCGGGTCCTGACTCTGCCTCCACGCCGGGACTCATCGCTCTTGGTGATGCTGCAGATGCTGATTGGACGAGGGAGTTTATCGCTGAGGCTGCAG ATCCTGGTCGCTGGGCGGAGGAGTATCTGGAGCAGTCGGAGGAGAAGTTGTGGCTGGGAGACTTGGGAGACAAGGAGAATGAGTG GACAAAAGAGTATCAACCAGCAGAGGAGCTGAGGGAGACAGCCAATGAGCTCGTCTCAAAGGTTGAAGACCCCAAGTTACAGAACACAGAG TTCCTGCGGTTCATTAGGCAAATTGGCGAGGGCAGTGTCACAGTGGAGAGCAGAACAGACAAACAGCTCACAGATAAAGCTCAGGCCGAGGAGGCTCAGAACTGGGCCTCCAACCTCAACCAG GTGTCGGAGGAGTCGGCTGAAGCCTGGGTCGACCAGTTCACCACATCAGGACCGGATTTCCAACAAGCCAAAGCTGCAGTGGAG AGCGATGTGGATTTCTGggagaagctgcagcaggagtGGGAGGAGATGGCTAAGAGGGATGCAGAGAGCCATCCCTGGCTGTCTGACTTCGATCAGCTACTCAGCACTTCTTATGACAAG GGGTACCAGTTTGAAGAGGACAACCCCTACATGTCCCACCCGGACCCTTTGTCAGAGGGAGTAAAGAGGATGGAGGCCGGGGACATACCGGGCGCCGTTCGGTTCTTTGAAAGTGCTGTACAGAGAGAACCAGAGAACCAACTG GCTTGGCAATATCTGGGAACTTGCCAGGCAGAAAACGAGCAGGAATTCGCTGCCATCAGCGCCCTCCGAAG ATGCATAGAGCTGAAGAATGACAACCTGACTGCGCTGATGGCGTTGGCTGTCAGTTTCACCAACGAATCGCTGCACAGGCAGGCCTGTGAGACTCTTTGTGATTGGCTAAAACACAATCCAAAATACCGCTCTGTGTGGGAGCAGAATGAACATGAACGCCAGAAGGAGGGTGCCAGAgaaagggagaaggagagggagaggttCGGGTCTCTGCTGCCTGA ATCTTTGTTTACTGATGTCCAGACCCTGTTCCTGCGTGCAGCAAACTCCGACCCCGCCCAGGTGGACCCTCAGCTGCAGTGTGGTCTGGGAGTTCTCTTCAACCTCAGCGGAGAGTACGACAAGGCGGTGGACTGTTTCACCGCCGCTCTCTCTGTCACACCACAG gacTACCTGCTGTGGAATAAGTTGGGCGCCACGCTGGCGAATGGAAGCCGCTCAGAGGAGGCAGTGGCCGCCTACAGGAGAGCCCTGGAACTGCAGCCAGGTTTCGTCCGCAGTCGCTACAACTTGGGAATCAGCTGCGTTAACTTAGGAGCACACAG AGAGGCAGTGGAGCACTTCCTTGAAGCTCTGTCCCTACAGCGCCAGGCCGCCGGGGATGGAGCGAGAGCTGCGAGGGGGCCTGGAGTTGCCGCAGCCACCGTGATGTCTGACAACATCTGGTCCACCCTGCGCATGGCTCTCAGCATGATGGGAGAGAGCTCTCTGTACGCTGCTGCTGACCGCCGGGACTTGGACACGTTGCTGGCTCACTTCTGCCAGAGAGAGGTTGAGGGTGGGCCGGAATGA